Proteins from one Bradyrhizobium roseum genomic window:
- a CDS encoding cyclic nucleotide-binding domain-containing protein, which translates to MAVSSPDLKAFLLATPFFGGLSDASLDLLVSMLVERRFDAGTTIVAEGEAGRSMFVVHAGQLVVSKLGESGRSIRMTDLGPGDFFGEMTLIEMQNRSATVVAESDTVLYELTARCLYDCYKSDIHAYVLVLQNINRELCRRLRRADRRISELSANAN; encoded by the coding sequence ATGGCTGTCAGCTCACCCGATCTGAAAGCATTTTTGCTAGCCACGCCGTTCTTCGGCGGCCTGTCGGACGCCAGCCTCGATCTGCTGGTCTCGATGCTGGTGGAACGGCGCTTTGACGCCGGCACGACCATCGTCGCCGAAGGCGAAGCGGGACGCTCGATGTTCGTTGTCCATGCAGGCCAGCTCGTCGTGAGCAAGCTCGGCGAATCCGGGCGCTCGATCCGGATGACGGATCTCGGACCCGGCGATTTCTTCGGTGAGATGACCCTGATCGAAATGCAGAACCGCTCGGCCACAGTGGTCGCGGAGAGCGACACCGTATTGTACGAACTCACGGCCCGATGCCTCTACGACTGCTACAAGTCCGACATCCACGCCTATGTGCTGGTGCTGCAGAACATCAACCGCGAACTCTGCCGGCGGCTGCGCCGCGCCGACCGGCGCATTTCGGAGCTGAGCGCGAACGCGAACTAG
- a CDS encoding SDR family NAD(P)-dependent oxidoreductase encodes MRLKDRVAIVVGAGQSPGEGIGNGRATALTFAREGAKVLCVDHNLASAQETVDLIAAKDGTAAAFKADVTKNAELKAMVEDAKGRWGRIDILHNNVGVSLSGGDAELLDITEEAFDRCVAINLKSCVLAAKHVIPVMRAQGSGAIINISSMAAITTYPYVAYKATKSAMIAFTEQLAYQNAQYGIRANVILPGLMNTPMAVDTRAREFKKSRAEVEAERDAKVPLRKKMGTGWDVANAALFLASDEASFITGVTLPVDGGASVRRG; translated from the coding sequence ATGCGCCTGAAAGATCGTGTCGCCATCGTCGTCGGCGCCGGACAAAGCCCCGGCGAGGGCATCGGCAACGGCCGCGCCACTGCGCTGACCTTTGCGCGCGAAGGCGCCAAAGTGCTGTGCGTCGATCACAATCTGGCCTCCGCCCAGGAGACGGTCGATTTGATCGCCGCCAAGGACGGCACCGCAGCGGCATTCAAGGCCGACGTCACCAAAAATGCCGAGCTGAAGGCGATGGTCGAGGATGCGAAAGGCCGCTGGGGCCGCATCGACATCCTGCATAATAATGTCGGCGTCAGCCTGTCCGGCGGCGATGCCGAACTGCTCGATATCACGGAGGAAGCCTTCGACCGCTGCGTGGCGATCAACTTAAAGAGCTGCGTGCTGGCGGCCAAGCACGTCATCCCGGTCATGCGGGCACAAGGCAGCGGCGCGATCATCAACATCTCCTCGATGGCCGCGATCACCACCTATCCCTATGTGGCTTACAAGGCGACCAAGTCGGCGATGATCGCCTTCACCGAACAGCTCGCCTACCAGAACGCGCAATACGGCATCCGCGCCAACGTCATCCTGCCTGGCCTGATGAACACCCCGATGGCGGTCGACACCCGGGCGCGCGAGTTCAAGAAGAGCCGCGCCGAAGTCGAGGCCGAGCGCGACGCCAAAGTGCCGCTACGCAAGAAGATGGGCACCGGCTGGGACGTCGCCAATGCGGCGTTGTTTTTGGCGTCAGATGAAGCAAGTTTCATCACCGGCGTGACGCTGCCGGTGGACGGCGGCGCGAGCGTAAGGCGGGGATGA
- a CDS encoding carboxymuconolactone decarboxylase family protein has translation MARLPYLEADQVAPEYRDMLKRNTNLHKLLVNSPDMARAFNGIGGYIRFQSKLDPRLRELAILQVGWMEKSEYEFTHHVKIGREFGVTDEDIEGMMAETEGKPSTLEPLAKAILRGAREMVRELAMSEATFAEIKQELSDELMVDLVLTIAFYCAVVRVLATMKMDNEPYYKEVLQQYPIPGVE, from the coding sequence ATGGCCCGCCTGCCCTATCTCGAAGCCGATCAGGTCGCCCCCGAATACCGCGACATGCTCAAGCGCAACACCAATTTGCACAAGCTCCTGGTGAACTCGCCCGACATGGCGCGCGCCTTCAACGGCATCGGCGGCTACATCCGCTTCCAGAGCAAGCTCGACCCGCGCTTGCGGGAGCTCGCCATCCTCCAGGTCGGCTGGATGGAAAAATCCGAATACGAGTTCACCCACCATGTGAAGATCGGCCGGGAGTTCGGCGTCACCGACGAGGATATTGAGGGGATGATGGCCGAGACCGAGGGCAAGCCCTCGACGCTCGAGCCGCTGGCGAAGGCGATCCTGCGCGGCGCCCGCGAGATGGTGCGGGAGCTTGCGATGTCGGAGGCGACCTTCGCCGAGATCAAGCAGGAACTTTCCGACGAGCTGATGGTCGACCTGGTGCTCACCATCGCCTTCTACTGCGCCGTCGTCCGCGTGCTGGCGACGATGAAAATGGACAACGAACCCTATTACAAAGAGGTACTGCAGCAGTACCCGATCCCGGGAGTGGAATGA
- a CDS encoding hotdog family protein, translated as MTEPAFTTELSERDNLLVGPWRSPKQMLHAQVYDSHASIHDDATAQKLGFQGGTIEGPTHFSQFAPLGERIWGRAWFETGCLSAHYRNPVFEGEEVQAWFELPKPGERICAIGMTRRDGTEILRGTASVGDVTETALSRRLGELKPLTDPVILADLKVGMKTPRQTVKMDFDQHMGDLYPFSLAEKLKVITEPSAYYSQELNPWGRAIIPMEMLSVLFQYRAREDRLPIRGPAVGLFADQEIRLLRGPLFPGETYTTEREVVSLSGSRRTESAWMRTTVFAKDDTPVATMLLNMASLKDSYANYEQEHKALYG; from the coding sequence ATGACGGAGCCGGCGTTCACGACCGAGCTATCGGAGCGCGACAATTTGCTGGTGGGCCCGTGGCGTAGCCCGAAGCAGATGCTGCACGCGCAGGTCTACGACTCCCACGCCTCGATCCACGACGATGCGACGGCGCAAAAGCTCGGCTTTCAGGGCGGCACCATCGAAGGCCCGACCCATTTCAGCCAGTTCGCCCCGCTGGGCGAGCGGATCTGGGGCCGGGCCTGGTTCGAGACCGGATGCCTCTCGGCGCACTACCGCAACCCCGTTTTCGAGGGCGAGGAGGTGCAGGCCTGGTTCGAATTGCCGAAGCCGGGCGAGAGGATTTGCGCGATCGGCATGACCAGGCGCGACGGCACCGAGATTTTGCGCGGCACGGCTTCCGTCGGCGACGTCACGGAAACTGCGTTGAGCCGACGGCTCGGCGAATTGAAGCCGCTCACCGACCCCGTCATTCTCGCCGACCTCAAGGTCGGCATGAAGACGCCGCGCCAGACGGTGAAAATGGATTTCGACCAGCACATGGGCGATCTCTACCCGTTTTCGCTGGCCGAGAAGCTGAAGGTCATTACCGAGCCCTCGGCGTATTATTCGCAGGAGCTGAACCCCTGGGGCCGCGCGATCATCCCGATGGAGATGCTGAGCGTGCTGTTTCAATACCGCGCGCGCGAGGACAGGCTGCCGATCCGCGGACCGGCGGTCGGGCTGTTCGCCGATCAGGAAATCCGCCTGCTGCGCGGGCCGCTGTTCCCGGGCGAAACCTACACCACCGAGCGCGAGGTCGTGTCGCTGAGCGGCAGCCGCCGTACCGAAAGCGCGTGGATGCGCACGACGGTATTCGCAAAGGACGACACGCCGGTCGCAACCATGCTGCTCAACATGGCCAGCCTGAAGGACTCCTACGCCAATTACGAGCAGGAGCATAAGGCGCTCTACGGCTAG
- a CDS encoding indolepyruvate ferredoxin oxidoreductase family protein produces the protein MALMEVGLDDKYRLDAKRIFLSGTQALVRLPMLQRERDRAAGLNTAGFISGYRGSPLGMYDHALWRAKSFLKQHDIEFAPGLNEDLAATAVWGSQQVGMFPGAKVDGVFGIWYGKGPGVDRSLDALKHANSAGTSPNGGVIALAGDDHGCQSSTLAHQSEQVFAAALMPVVNPATLQDYLDLGILGFALSRYASCWVGFKAISETVESSASIVSDPDRIKIVIPGDFEMPPGGLSIRWPDPPMEAERRLHGPKMQAVAAFARANRFDRIVLDSKPARLGIMATGKAYLDLRQALVDLGITDAEAQALGLRIYKVALTWPLEESGAKAFAEGLQDVLVVEEKRGFIEDQLLRILYNVDASRRPSVVGKRDETGAMLLPSEGELTPTMVAAAVVARLRRLGHRSPALEQRLAKLEAFDRPAEGTAAAKLQRTPYFCSGCPHNTSTKIPEGSRAMAGIGCHGMALSVPNRRTQTISHMGAEGVSWIGQAPFTSEAHVFQNLGDGTYTHSGLLAIRAAAASGVSITYKILYNDAVAMTGGQPAEGGLTVSQIAHQVSAEGAKRLVIVSDEPEKYPSNYFPSGVTVHHRRELDAVQRELREVKGLTVLIYDQTCAAEKRRRRKRGLFPDPDKRIFINERVCEGCGDCSVVSNCVSVQPLETEFGRKRRIDQSNCNKDFSCIEGFCPSFVSVHGAKLRKADRAAADPKALFADLPMPAIPALDGAYNILVTGIGGTGVITIGALLGMAAHVDGRACSTLDFTGLSQKNGAVMSHVRIAPSSDDLANVRIGPGSANLILGCDIVVATSVTALSRAERGVTRAVVNADLLPTASFVIDPDIDFQAGTMRDALNEAVSATDLDILDANGLATALMGDSIATNSFMLGFAFQRGAIPLSLEAIMKAIELNGAAIEMNKLAFSWGRLAAHDLQRVVTAARFKNSGAAPAKRTLDESIAFRSKFLTDYQDEAYSKRYLAEVERVRVAEAKGSPGSHELTEAFAKGLFKLMAYKDEYEVARLYSDGEFGKALKEQFDGDPNVKVSLAPPLLAKRDKVTGHLRKREFGPWIFRAFELLTRLKFLRGTAFDPFGYTAERRMERALPGEYGAMIFRHLDRAKPQDWPRLVALAKSAELVRGYGHIKDVNVAKFRAECARLEASIGQPVAQAAE, from the coding sequence ATGGCGTTGATGGAAGTTGGGCTGGACGACAAATATCGTCTGGATGCGAAACGCATATTCCTCTCCGGTACGCAGGCGCTGGTCCGATTGCCCATGTTGCAGCGCGAACGCGACCGTGCCGCGGGGCTCAACACCGCAGGTTTCATCTCCGGCTACCGCGGCTCGCCGCTCGGCATGTACGACCACGCGCTGTGGCGCGCCAAAAGCTTCCTCAAGCAGCACGACATCGAGTTCGCGCCCGGCCTCAACGAGGATCTGGCTGCGACCGCCGTGTGGGGCAGCCAGCAGGTCGGCATGTTTCCCGGCGCCAAGGTCGATGGCGTGTTCGGCATCTGGTACGGCAAGGGCCCCGGCGTCGACCGCTCCCTCGACGCGCTCAAGCACGCCAACTCGGCCGGCACCTCGCCGAATGGCGGCGTCATCGCGCTGGCCGGCGACGACCATGGCTGCCAGTCCTCGACGCTGGCGCACCAGAGCGAGCAGGTGTTCGCCGCCGCCTTGATGCCGGTGGTCAACCCGGCGACGCTGCAGGATTATCTCGATCTCGGCATTCTGGGTTTTGCGTTGTCGCGCTACGCGAGCTGCTGGGTCGGCTTCAAGGCGATTTCCGAAACCGTGGAAAGCTCGGCCTCGATCGTCAGCGATCCCGATCGCATCAAAATCGTCATACCCGGCGATTTCGAGATGCCGCCGGGGGGGCTGTCGATCCGCTGGCCGGATCCGCCGATGGAGGCCGAGCGGCGGCTGCACGGGCCGAAGATGCAGGCGGTGGCGGCATTCGCGCGCGCCAACCGTTTTGACCGCATCGTGCTGGATTCGAAGCCGGCGCGGCTCGGCATCATGGCGACCGGAAAAGCCTATCTCGATCTTCGGCAGGCGCTGGTCGACCTCGGCATTACCGATGCCGAGGCGCAGGCGCTGGGACTGCGCATCTACAAGGTCGCGCTGACCTGGCCGCTGGAGGAGTCCGGGGCAAAAGCGTTCGCCGAAGGCCTGCAGGACGTGCTGGTGGTCGAGGAGAAGCGCGGCTTCATCGAGGACCAGCTGCTGCGCATACTCTACAATGTCGATGCCTCGCGGCGGCCCTCGGTGGTCGGCAAGCGCGACGAGACCGGCGCCATGCTGCTGCCGAGCGAGGGCGAACTGACGCCCACGATGGTCGCGGCGGCCGTGGTGGCGCGGCTGCGCCGGCTCGGCCATCGCAGCCCGGCGCTGGAGCAGAGGCTGGCCAAACTCGAGGCGTTCGACCGGCCGGCGGAGGGCACGGCCGCCGCCAAACTGCAGCGCACGCCGTATTTCTGCTCGGGCTGCCCGCACAACACTTCGACCAAGATTCCCGAGGGCAGCCGAGCCATGGCCGGCATCGGCTGCCATGGCATGGCGCTGTCGGTGCCGAACCGCCGGACGCAAACCATCTCGCACATGGGCGCCGAGGGCGTCAGCTGGATCGGGCAGGCGCCGTTCACCAGTGAAGCCCACGTGTTCCAGAATCTGGGCGATGGCACCTACACCCATTCCGGCCTGCTCGCGATCCGCGCCGCGGCGGCCTCCGGCGTCAGCATCACCTACAAGATCCTTTATAATGACGCGGTGGCGATGACCGGCGGCCAGCCGGCCGAGGGCGGCCTGACGGTATCGCAGATCGCGCACCAGGTTTCAGCGGAAGGCGCCAAACGCCTCGTCATCGTCTCCGACGAGCCGGAGAAATATCCCAGCAATTACTTCCCTTCAGGGGTAACCGTTCATCATCGCCGCGAACTCGACGCGGTGCAGCGGGAGCTGCGCGAGGTCAAGGGCCTCACGGTGCTGATCTACGACCAGACCTGCGCCGCGGAGAAGCGCCGCCGCCGCAAGCGCGGGCTGTTTCCGGATCCGGACAAGCGCATCTTCATCAACGAGCGCGTCTGCGAGGGCTGCGGCGACTGCTCGGTGGTGTCCAACTGCGTTTCGGTACAGCCGCTGGAGACCGAGTTCGGTCGCAAGCGGCGGATCGACCAGTCGAACTGCAACAAGGACTTTTCCTGCATTGAGGGCTTTTGCCCGAGCTTTGTCAGCGTGCATGGCGCCAAGCTGCGCAAGGCCGATCGCGCGGCCGCCGATCCAAAGGCGCTGTTCGCCGACCTGCCGATGCCGGCCATCCCGGCACTCGACGGCGCCTACAACATCCTCGTCACCGGGATCGGTGGCACCGGCGTCATCACCATCGGCGCGCTGCTCGGCATGGCCGCCCATGTCGACGGCCGGGCCTGCTCGACGCTGGACTTCACGGGCCTGTCGCAGAAGAACGGCGCGGTCATGAGCCATGTCCGCATCGCGCCCTCGTCGGATGATCTCGCCAATGTCCGCATCGGACCCGGCAGCGCCAATCTCATCCTCGGCTGCGACATCGTCGTGGCCACCAGCGTCACGGCGCTGAGCCGGGCCGAACGCGGCGTGACCCGCGCCGTCGTCAATGCCGACCTGCTGCCGACCGCGAGCTTCGTGATCGATCCGGACATCGATTTCCAGGCCGGCACGATGCGGGACGCGCTCAACGAGGCGGTCAGCGCCACCGATCTCGATATCCTCGACGCCAACGGGCTCGCCACCGCGCTGATGGGCGACAGCATCGCCACCAACTCGTTCATGCTCGGTTTTGCGTTCCAGCGCGGTGCGATCCCGCTGTCGCTGGAGGCGATCATGAAGGCGATCGAGCTCAATGGCGCGGCCATCGAAATGAACAAGCTCGCCTTCTCCTGGGGCCGGCTCGCCGCTCACGACCTGCAGCGCGTCGTCACGGCGGCCCGCTTCAAGAACTCGGGAGCGGCGCCGGCCAAGCGGACGCTCGACGAGAGCATCGCGTTCCGTTCCAAATTCTTGACCGACTATCAGGACGAGGCCTATTCCAAGCGTTACCTGGCCGAAGTCGAGCGCGTTCGCGTGGCGGAAGCCAAGGGGTCGCCGGGGTCCCATGAGCTCACCGAGGCCTTTGCAAAAGGCCTGTTCAAGCTGATGGCCTACAAGGACGAATATGAAGTCGCCCGGCTTTATTCGGACGGGGAGTTCGGCAAGGCGCTGAAGGAACAGTTCGACGGTGACCCGAACGTCAAGGTCAGCCTCGCGCCGCCGCTGTTGGCGAAGCGGGACAAGGTGACCGGCCATTTGCGCAAGCGCGAGTTCGGCCCCTGGATCTTTCGCGCCTTCGAACTGCTGACGCGACTCAAGTTCCTGCGTGGAACGGCGTTCGATCCGTTCGGCTACACGGCCGAGCGGCGGATGGAGCGCGCGTTGCCGGGCGAATATGGCGCCATGATCTTTCGCCATCTCGATCGGGCGAAGCCGCAGGACTGGCCGCGGCTGGTGGCGCTGGCGAAATCAGCGGAACTGGTGCGCGGCTACGGCCACATCAAGGACGTCAACGTCGCCAAATTCCGCGCCGAATGCGCACGGCTGGAAGCATCGATCGGCCAGCCGGTGGCGCAGGCGGCTGAATAG
- a CDS encoding outer membrane protein → MKTIAAAASIFLAGSLGAFAADMPARYTKAPAAAAVYNWTGFYVGGNVGYGWGRSDLRTTLDQNSSWAGEGAAFQNQFIAISNNRLDPAGVVGGLQAGYNWQNGAGVFGIEADINGSDLRQRVVYTAANPPTTRTFNESIKNDWFMTVRGRAGVAFNTTLLYATGGLAVGNVSGSWDLTSANGYAKTGSANETRVGWTVGAGVEHAFAPRWTVKLEYLYTDLGSINYTSAYVPGSTFAPPGANYVERISQDFTFHTVRAGVNYRF, encoded by the coding sequence ATGAAGACAATCGCAGCTGCGGCATCGATTTTCCTGGCGGGCTCACTCGGCGCCTTCGCGGCGGACATGCCGGCCCGCTACACCAAGGCCCCTGCGGCAGCGGCGGTGTACAACTGGACCGGCTTCTACGTCGGCGGCAATGTCGGATACGGCTGGGGCCGTTCGGATCTGCGCACGACGCTTGACCAAAACAGCAGCTGGGCGGGCGAAGGCGCCGCGTTCCAGAATCAATTCATCGCCATCAGCAACAACCGGCTCGATCCGGCCGGCGTCGTCGGCGGTCTGCAGGCTGGCTATAATTGGCAGAACGGGGCCGGGGTTTTCGGCATCGAGGCCGACATCAATGGCTCGGATCTCAGGCAGCGCGTGGTGTATACGGCCGCCAATCCGCCCACCACCCGCACGTTCAACGAAAGCATCAAGAACGACTGGTTCATGACCGTGCGTGGACGCGCCGGTGTGGCGTTCAATACGACGCTGCTCTACGCCACCGGCGGTCTTGCGGTCGGCAACGTCAGTGGAAGCTGGGATCTGACCTCGGCAAACGGTTATGCGAAGACCGGCTCGGCCAACGAGACCCGAGTTGGATGGACGGTCGGCGCGGGTGTCGAGCATGCGTTCGCGCCAAGATGGACGGTCAAGCTCGAATATCTCTACACCGATCTCGGCTCGATCAACTATACGTCGGCTTACGTGCCCGGCAGCACCTTCGCGCCTCCGGGCGCCAACTATGTCGAACGCATTTCCCAGGACTTCACCTTCCATACCGTCAGGGCCGGTGTGAACTACAGGTTCTGA
- a CDS encoding alkaline phosphatase D family protein, producing MPIAIRGGQAVNRRQWLVRSAATCAVAGLGSLARPYLSRAADRPLITSGIQSGDVSADSAVIWARADRAARMQVECSADEAFKTIIGSATGDALPNSDFTAKVMLHDLPAGQDIFYRVRFESGDGIAGEIQRGHFRTAPSARGNLSFAWSGDTAGQGWGIDENRGGMRTYRTMLDNRPDFFIHCGDHIYADCPVERELKLPNGEVWRNIITEEKSVEAHTLNQFRGNYKYNWLDRNFRAFHAAVPMFAQWDDHEVTNDWAPGGTADETGYAEDGSSLLVARARRAFHEFMPMRAVPARDGRIYRKIAYGPLLDIFMLDMRSYRDSSFNKRDDHSEACILGAAQLAWLKRELVASDATWKVIAADMPIGLFSEDGIALGDGPPERREHEIADLLSFMKRAGIRNTVWLTADMHYTAAHHYDPNRAAFQDFEPFWEFVSGPLHAGTWAPAPLDNTFGPKAMFQKGCDGENLAPCYGMQFFGRVDIDGRTEVMTVTLKDVDNRDLWSVDIEPRQDARPGRIMAQHI from the coding sequence ATGCCGATTGCGATACGCGGCGGTCAGGCTGTTAACCGGCGCCAATGGCTGGTCCGCTCCGCCGCGACGTGCGCGGTCGCCGGTCTTGGCAGCCTCGCCAGACCCTACCTCAGCCGCGCCGCCGATCGTCCGCTGATCACGAGCGGCATCCAGTCCGGCGACGTTTCGGCCGACTCCGCCGTGATCTGGGCCCGCGCCGACCGCGCCGCGCGCATGCAGGTCGAGTGTTCGGCCGACGAAGCTTTCAAGACGATTATTGGCTCGGCAACCGGCGACGCCCTGCCGAACAGCGACTTCACCGCAAAAGTTATGCTTCACGATCTGCCGGCCGGGCAGGACATCTTCTATCGCGTGCGGTTCGAAAGTGGCGACGGCATCGCCGGCGAGATCCAGCGCGGCCATTTCCGCACCGCGCCCAGTGCGCGCGGCAACCTGTCCTTCGCCTGGTCGGGCGATACCGCGGGGCAGGGCTGGGGCATCGACGAAAATCGTGGCGGGATGCGGACTTACCGCACCATGCTCGACAACCGTCCTGACTTCTTCATCCATTGCGGCGACCACATCTATGCGGATTGTCCGGTGGAGCGGGAATTGAAGCTGCCCAATGGCGAGGTTTGGCGGAACATCATCACCGAAGAGAAATCGGTGGAAGCGCACACCCTCAACCAGTTCCGCGGCAACTACAAATACAACTGGCTCGACCGAAATTTCCGCGCCTTCCATGCCGCCGTGCCGATGTTCGCGCAATGGGACGATCACGAGGTCACCAACGACTGGGCGCCGGGCGGCACCGCCGACGAAACCGGCTATGCCGAGGACGGCAGCTCGCTGCTGGTGGCGCGGGCGCGCCGCGCGTTCCACGAATTCATGCCGATGCGCGCGGTGCCCGCCCGGGACGGCCGGATCTATCGCAAGATCGCCTACGGCCCGCTGCTCGACATCTTCATGCTGGACATGCGCAGCTACCGCGATTCCAGCTTCAACAAGCGCGACGACCACAGCGAGGCCTGCATCCTCGGTGCGGCGCAACTGGCCTGGCTTAAGCGCGAACTGGTGGCGTCCGATGCGACCTGGAAGGTGATCGCCGCCGACATGCCGATCGGCCTGTTCAGCGAGGACGGCATTGCGCTCGGCGACGGCCCGCCGGAGCGGCGCGAGCATGAGATCGCCGATCTATTGTCGTTCATGAAACGCGCCGGCATCCGCAACACGGTGTGGCTGACCGCCGACATGCACTACACGGCGGCGCACCATTACGATCCGAACCGCGCGGCCTTCCAGGATTTCGAACCGTTCTGGGAATTCGTCAGTGGCCCCCTGCATGCGGGCACCTGGGCGCCGGCCCCGCTCGACAATACGTTCGGGCCAAAGGCGATGTTCCAGAAGGGCTGCGACGGCGAAAACCTCGCGCCCTGTTACGGCATGCAGTTCTTCGGCCGCGTCGACATCGACGGCAGGACCGAAGTGATGACCGTGACGCTGAAGGACGTCGACAACCGCGACCTCTGGTCGGTCGATATCGAGCCGCGCCAGGATGCGCGGCCCGGCCGGATCATGGCGCAGCATATCTGA
- a CDS encoding thiolase family protein, translated as MREAVIVSYARTGLAKSGRGGFNITPPMSLASHAIKHAVERAGVDKDYVEDCYLGNCAHGAPNIGRQAALLAGLPKSTGGVSVNRFCSSGLQTIAMAANSIRSDGADCIVAGGVESISIPGGGSPKESIDPELLKVAPDIFMAMIDTADIVAERYKVSREYQDEYSLESQRRMAAAQQANKFKDEIVPMKTKMKVVDKATKAESIVDYVVDRDECNRPETTLEGLAKLEPVKGAGKYVTAGNASQLSDGAAAVVLMEAKDAEKRGLNPMGRFVAWAAAGCEPDEMGIGPIYAVPKLLKRHGLKIDDIDLWELNEAFASQCLYSRDKLGIDPEKYNVNGGSIAIGHPFGMTGARLTGHILQEGRRRKAKWGVVTMCIGGGQGGAGLFEIYS; from the coding sequence ATGCGTGAAGCTGTTATCGTTTCCTATGCACGTACCGGGCTGGCGAAGTCCGGCCGCGGCGGATTCAACATCACTCCGCCGATGTCGTTGGCGAGCCACGCCATCAAGCACGCCGTGGAGCGCGCGGGCGTCGACAAGGACTATGTCGAGGATTGCTATCTAGGCAACTGCGCGCATGGCGCCCCGAACATCGGCCGCCAGGCCGCGCTGCTCGCCGGCCTGCCGAAGTCGACCGGCGGCGTGTCGGTGAACCGCTTCTGCTCGTCGGGCCTGCAGACCATCGCGATGGCCGCCAACTCGATCCGCTCTGATGGTGCCGACTGCATCGTCGCCGGCGGCGTCGAGAGCATCTCGATCCCGGGCGGCGGTTCGCCGAAGGAATCGATCGATCCTGAACTGCTCAAGGTCGCGCCCGATATCTTCATGGCGATGATCGACACCGCCGATATCGTCGCCGAGCGCTACAAGGTCAGCCGCGAATACCAGGACGAATACTCGCTGGAATCGCAGCGCCGCATGGCGGCCGCCCAGCAGGCCAACAAGTTCAAGGACGAAATCGTCCCGATGAAGACCAAGATGAAGGTGGTCGACAAGGCGACGAAAGCGGAGAGCATCGTCGACTACGTGGTCGACCGCGACGAGTGCAACCGCCCCGAGACGACGCTTGAAGGCCTGGCCAAGCTCGAGCCGGTCAAGGGCGCCGGCAAATACGTCACCGCCGGTAACGCCAGCCAGCTCTCGGACGGCGCCGCTGCCGTGGTGCTGATGGAAGCCAAGGACGCCGAGAAGCGTGGCCTCAACCCGATGGGCCGCTTCGTGGCCTGGGCCGCCGCTGGCTGCGAGCCGGACGAGATGGGCATCGGCCCGATCTACGCCGTGCCGAAGCTGTTGAAGCGCCACGGCCTGAAGATCGACGACATCGATCTCTGGGAACTCAACGAAGCCTTTGCCAGCCAGTGTCTCTATTCGCGCGACAAGCTCGGGATCGATCCGGAGAAGTACAATGTCAACGGCGGCTCGATTGCCATCGGCCATCCCTTCGGCATGACCGGCGCGCGTCTCACCGGCCACATCCTGCAGGAAGGCCGCCGGCGCAAGGCCAAGTGGGGCGTCGTCACGATGTGCATCGGCGGCGGCCAGGGCGGCGCGGGCCTGTTCGAGATCTACAGCTGA